GGCGGCGTGATCGAGTAGCTGTCGCATCGAAACAAGTGCCATGCCTTCCTCCTGTCTCTCTATATGTCTGTATGTCCTATGCCTGTCCTAAATCTCGTGACACAATCTGACCGTCTTGACGTCATCCCGGCAGTGTTCTGCCTGAATGGTGCGTCTCGTTCGGCTCTTGCCGCGCATCACCATCGAGTGAGTCGTCGCGCCGCCGTCCGTATATCGCACACCTTGCATCAACAAACCGTCGGTAATACCCGTGGCCGCGAAGAACACGTCATCGCTGGATACCAGATCGCGCTCGGTCAGAACCCGGTCGAGGTCGAGACCGGCGGCCAGCAACGCCTCGCGCTCGCCGGGTTTCTGAGGAGCGAGCTGCCCCAACATCGCCCCACCCAGCGCGCGAACCGCGCAGGCTGCGATGACGCCTTCCGGCGTCCCGCCGATCCCCATCAGCACATCCACCCCGGAGCCTGGCGTGGCGGCCATCAGCGCGCCGGCTACGTCGCCGTCGGTGCGCGTCAGTACGCGCGCGCCGGCGGCCCGAAGCGCGCCGATCAGCTCAACGTGTCTGGGCTTATCAAGTACGAATACCGTAAGGTCTGCTACGGGCTTATGCTTCGCCTTACCGATAGCCGCCAGCGTCTCGGTCACCGGCGAGGCAAGGCTCAAAGGCGAGAGGGCCTCCCGCGCCTCGCGTCCGACCACCAGCTTATTCATATAAAAGCCGGGACCGGGCGACCACATCGCGCCACGGGGCGCCACGCCGATCACAGCGATCGAATCGGGCCGGCCATGGGCCAGCAGACTGGTCCCCTCCACCGGGTCCACCGCGATGTCCACGGCGGGTCCCCGACCCGTCCCAACTGTCTCACCGTTGAAGAGCATGGGCGCCTCGTCTTTTTCCCCTTCGCCGATGACGACCACACCGTCGATATCGACCGTCCTGAGCATCGCACGCATGGCGTGGACAGCCGCTTCGTCGCCCGCATCCTTTTGCCCGCGCCCCATCCATCGGCCGGCAGCCAACGCGGCAGCCTCGGTCACGCGGACCAACTCAAGCGCAAGATCGCGCCCCAAGCATCCATTCATCACCAATACGCTGCTCATAGGCATCCCTTCAAAAGATGTGAGAATTCACCAAAGGCGAGACGAAAACAACAACGCCATCAGAGGTCGAGAGACCTGAGAAGGCGTGTGACTGTAGCGGAAATATTCCATACACGCTCGGCAATGTCAACTCTTTCTCGAACCCCTTCAACCGGAGCGGAAGCACTGGCTATTTGCCGGTGACAGCAGCGTCTCTGTAGTGCACATCTACCCAGTAGCGTGGCAGGCACTCGCCGGAGGGAAAAATCAGATCGGCTTTGTTAAAGGAGGCGGGATCTTGCATCTCCTCGCCGGCATGGATTCGGCCTATCACAACTGACTGAAGTGGATCAAACAGCGCAGAAAGGTCAAGGATCTCTACCAGGTGACCGGCCTGTTTATCTTTCAGAAACATTTCAGTTCCTCCTTACACCATGAGTACCATCTGTTGTAGTGACTAAAAGGGAGACAGACCAAGCAGCATGACCAGCCAGACGATGGCACAGAAGACAATAACGAACGCCGATGTGACGATCACAAAAAGGACAGGTCCGCTGAGCGAGTGGGTCCCAACCGAAACCGAACTGACATACTGAAGGCGGACCTCCTGATCAGGCCCAATCCGGCCTTGAAGAGCCTTCGCGAATTCATAGGCCTT
This DNA window, taken from Candidatus Methylomirabilis sp., encodes the following:
- the glpX gene encoding class II fructose-bisphosphatase — protein: MSSVLVMNGCLGRDLALELVRVTEAAALAAGRWMGRGQKDAGDEAAVHAMRAMLRTVDIDGVVVIGEGEKDEAPMLFNGETVGTGRGPAVDIAVDPVEGTSLLAHGRPDSIAVIGVAPRGAMWSPGPGFYMNKLVVGREAREALSPLSLASPVTETLAAIGKAKHKPVADLTVFVLDKPRHVELIGALRAAGARVLTRTDGDVAGALMAATPGSGVDVLMGIGGTPEGVIAACAVRALGGAMLGQLAPQKPGEREALLAAGLDLDRVLTERDLVSSDDVFFAATGITDGLLMQGVRYTDGGATTHSMVMRGKSRTRRTIQAEHCRDDVKTVRLCHEI
- a CDS encoding acetyltransferase, which produces MFLKDKQAGHLVEILDLSALFDPLQSVVIGRIHAGEEMQDPASFNKADLIFPSGECLPRYWVDVHYRDAAVTGK